In one Terriglobia bacterium genomic region, the following are encoded:
- a CDS encoding polyprenyl synthetase family protein: AGAPEIAELTGLLEESGAMSRARAQARRTATEAVVELEHFPDGPARRALAAVPGYLISRDR, from the coding sequence GCCGGCGCCCCGGAGATCGCCGAGCTGACGGGCCTCCTCGAGGAGAGCGGCGCCATGAGCCGTGCCCGCGCCCAGGCAAGGCGGACGGCGACCGAAGCGGTCGTGGAGCTCGAGCACTTCCCCGACGGTCCGGCCCGCCGTGCGCTCGCCGCGGTTCCCGGCTACCTGATCTCCCGAGACCGCTGA